Proteins from a single region of Heterodontus francisci isolate sHetFra1 chromosome 29, sHetFra1.hap1, whole genome shotgun sequence:
- the LOC137345723 gene encoding probable G-protein coupled receptor 139, which produces MQDYGPSAGKWDENINLLAIVILSRGKCDLSTCTTRYLVAMATADLLVIITQLILFRISYYYFPGSVLRITPVCSIISALIRASTDCSVWFTVTFSFDRFVAICCQKLKAKYCTEKSATVVLTTTCILLCLKNVPFYFTLEPGEIIDNVPWGCYPIPNYFTDPGWVGFDWFDAVLTPLLPFALILLLNSLTVRYILVASRVRKGLRGQNKGKNHSDPEMESRRKSVILLFAISGSFILLWSMYVIQFLYYIITGIGPGDYSDSEYIFRRVGLMLRNFSCCTNAFIYGVTQSKFREQVKCMVKYPVTSIMHLMNR; this is translated from the coding sequence ttaatttactggcgattgtgatcctgtctcggggaaagtgcgacctctctacctgcaccactcgctacctggtggccatggcaacggcggatttaTTGGTCATTATCACTCAGCTCATACTGTTcaggatcagttattattatttcccaggatctGTCCTGCGCATCACACCTGTGTGTAGTATTATCTCTGCGTTGATTCGTGcgtccacagactgttctgtctggttcaccgtcactttctcctttgatcgatttgtggccatttgttgccagaaactgaaagcaaaatattgcactgagaaatctgcgactgtggttctaacaacaacctgcatactgctctgtttaaaaaacgtcCCCTTCTACTTTACACTTGAACcgggagagataatcgacaatgtaccgtggggcTGTTATCCTATTCCAAATTATTTTACTgatcccggatgggtgggatttgactggtttgatgcggttttaaccccattgctcccatttgctttaattctgttgctcaactctctgacagtcagatacattttagtggccagtcgagtccgtaagggactgaggggtcagaacaAGGgaaagaatcacagtgacccagagatggagagcagaaggaagtctgtgattttactgttcgccatatccggcagcttcatacttctgtggtcaaTGTATGTTATACAATTCTTGTATTATATCATTACAGGAATCGGTCCTGGGGATTACagtgattctgaatatatatttcgacgAGTCGGATTGATGCTACGGAATTTCAGTTGCTGCACAAatgcatttatttatggggtgactcagtccaagttcagagagcaggtcaagtgcatggtgaaatatccggttacatcaattatgCACTTAATGAATAGGTGA